The following coding sequences are from one Pseudonocardia sp. HH130630-07 window:
- a CDS encoding SDR family oxidoreductase gives MSPAAALVTGGAQGIGAAVGAALAAAGHPVVLLDRDPAVRETGHGLVADVTDADAVERAVAEAERTVGPLGVLVNAAGVLRTGTVLDAGHGDLADCLAVHAGGVWNTGRAAGRRMAGRGSGAIVTVASDAARTPRAAMGAYAASKAASVSLTRTLGLELAPHVRCNVVCPGATDTAMQRGLWADPSDPDGAGPVVAGAPERFRLGIPLGRIAEPADVAAAVAFLASDAARHITMQSLTVDGGASLGL, from the coding sequence GTGTCCCCCGCAGCAGCGCTCGTCACCGGCGGGGCGCAGGGCATCGGCGCCGCGGTCGGGGCCGCGCTGGCGGCCGCCGGGCACCCGGTCGTCCTGCTCGACCGTGATCCGGCGGTCCGGGAGACCGGGCACGGGCTGGTCGCCGACGTCACCGACGCCGACGCCGTGGAGCGGGCCGTCGCCGAGGCCGAGCGGACCGTCGGCCCGCTCGGTGTCCTGGTGAACGCGGCCGGGGTGCTGCGGACCGGGACGGTGCTCGACGCCGGCCACGGTGATCTCGCCGACTGCCTGGCGGTGCACGCCGGCGGCGTCTGGAACACCGGGCGGGCGGCCGGTCGCCGGATGGCCGGCCGGGGCTCCGGGGCGATCGTCACGGTCGCCTCGGACGCGGCCCGCACGCCCCGGGCCGCGATGGGCGCCTACGCCGCGTCGAAGGCGGCGTCGGTGTCGCTGACCCGCACCCTCGGCCTGGAGCTGGCGCCGCACGTGCGCTGCAACGTCGTGTGCCCCGGCGCGACCGACACCGCGATGCAGCGGGGGCTCTGGGCGGACCCGTCCGACCCGGACGGGGCCGGCCCGGTCGTGGCGGGCGCGCCGGAGCGGTTCCGGCTCGGCATCCCGCTGGGCCGGATCGCCGAGCCCGCGGACGTCGCGGCGGCGGTCGCCTTCCTCGCGAGCGACGCGGCCCGGCACATCACCATGCAGTCGCTGACCGTCGACGGCGGCGCGAGCCTCGGGCTGTAA
- a CDS encoding phosphopantetheine-binding protein encodes MSAPTAERIRSDVAELLGCAPDGIDPEEDLLDRGLDSMRIMTLVERWRSAGAPGLEFPDLAEEPVLRRWVEIVRGAG; translated from the coding sequence ATGAGCGCGCCGACCGCCGAGCGGATCCGTTCCGACGTCGCCGAGCTGCTGGGCTGTGCCCCGGACGGCATCGACCCCGAGGAGGACCTGCTCGACCGCGGGCTCGACTCGATGCGGATCATGACGCTGGTCGAGCGCTGGCGCTCCGCCGGGGCACCCGGGCTGGAGTTCCCGGACCTCGCCGAGGAGCCGGTGCTGAGGCGGTGGGTCGAGATCGTGCGGGGGGCCGGGTGA
- a CDS encoding siderophore-interacting protein, producing MSRPDRSDRGDVAGNLAVARARRTGATKVPYPIRLRELEVLRTRRIGPSLQRVTLGGPGLAGFHSHCDEEHVRLVFPDGDGVLRLPEPDGDMLHWPRPRPVSREYTVRRHDAAAGELDIDLVLHDGGLAADWARTVSPGARIPVAGPPGGLAIPRGYDHYLLAGDLSALPAIARILERLPADAAGRAFVEVADAGEELPLTAPAGVQVRWVHRDGVPAGVSDALARAVVADRPPAGARVFAWVAGETTAIKPVRRFLRDELGLDPADRDVTGYWKRGVADFDDPEH from the coding sequence GTGAGCCGGCCGGACCGTTCCGACCGCGGCGATGTCGCCGGGAACCTCGCCGTCGCCCGCGCCCGCCGGACCGGCGCGACGAAGGTGCCGTACCCGATCCGGCTGCGCGAGCTGGAGGTGCTGCGGACCCGGCGGATCGGGCCGTCGCTGCAGCGGGTCACGCTCGGCGGGCCCGGCCTGGCCGGGTTCCACAGCCACTGCGACGAGGAGCACGTCCGGCTGGTGTTCCCCGACGGCGACGGCGTGCTCCGGCTGCCCGAGCCGGACGGCGACATGCTGCACTGGCCGCGCCCGCGTCCGGTGTCGCGCGAGTACACCGTGCGCCGGCACGACGCCGCGGCGGGCGAGCTGGACATCGACCTGGTGCTGCACGACGGCGGGCTCGCCGCGGACTGGGCGCGCACGGTGTCACCGGGGGCGCGGATCCCGGTCGCCGGGCCGCCCGGTGGCCTCGCCATCCCGCGCGGCTACGACCACTACCTGCTGGCCGGGGACCTGAGCGCGCTGCCGGCGATCGCCCGGATCCTGGAGCGGCTCCCGGCCGACGCCGCCGGCCGGGCGTTCGTCGAGGTCGCCGACGCCGGTGAGGAGCTGCCGCTGACCGCGCCGGCGGGGGTGCAGGTGCGCTGGGTGCACCGCGACGGCGTCCCGGCCGGGGTGTCGGACGCGCTGGCCCGGGCCGTGGTCGCGGACCGTCCACCGGCCGGGGCGCGGGTCTTCGCCTGGGTGGCCGGCGAGACGACGGCGATCAAGCCGGTGCGCCGGTTCCTGCGCGACGAGCTGGGCCTCGACCCGGCGGACCGCGACGTCACCGGCTACTGGAAGCGCGGCGTCGCGGACTTCGACGATCCCGAGCACTGA
- a CDS encoding isochorismatase family protein, whose translation MSLPRIEPYPLPGPADLPAGRVSWRPDPSRSALLVHDMQRYFLAPYAGAPVPEVVANIAALLAACRERGVPVFYTAQPGRQDPADRGLLTEFWGDGIGAVIDDDPTAADVVDELAPGPGDEVLTKWRYSAFQRSTFAERLAAAGRDQLLVTGIYAHIGCQATAVEAFMRDVAPFLVADAVADFSRRHHDAACEYVAQRCGVVTGTAGVLDAFAAAPAGVAG comes from the coding sequence ATGTCCCTGCCCAGGATCGAGCCGTACCCGCTGCCGGGTCCGGCGGACCTCCCGGCCGGCCGGGTGTCCTGGCGGCCCGACCCGTCCCGGTCCGCGCTGCTCGTGCACGACATGCAGCGCTACTTCCTGGCGCCCTACGCCGGTGCCCCGGTGCCGGAGGTCGTGGCGAACATCGCCGCGCTGCTGGCCGCCTGCCGCGAGCGCGGGGTGCCGGTCTTCTACACCGCCCAGCCCGGCCGGCAGGACCCCGCCGACCGCGGCCTGCTCACCGAGTTCTGGGGCGACGGCATCGGCGCGGTCATCGACGACGACCCGACCGCCGCCGACGTGGTCGACGAGCTCGCACCCGGTCCGGGCGACGAGGTCCTCACCAAGTGGCGCTACAGCGCGTTCCAGCGCAGCACGTTCGCCGAGCGGCTCGCCGCGGCCGGCCGGGACCAGCTGCTCGTCACCGGCATCTACGCGCACATCGGCTGCCAGGCCACCGCGGTCGAGGCGTTCATGCGTGACGTCGCCCCGTTCCTGGTGGCCGACGCCGTCGCCGACTTCTCCCGCCGCCACCACGACGCGGCCTGCGAGTACGTGGCCCAGCGCTGCGGTGTCGTGACCGGCACCGCCGGCGTCCTCGACGCGTTCGCCGCCGCCCCGGCGGGGGTGGCCGGATGA
- a CDS encoding (2,3-dihydroxybenzoyl)adenylate synthase codes for MSAPAPGGPEHVAWPPEVAARYRAAGYWHGRSFGAWLSLLAAAYPERTAVVGRTGETGHRWSFAELDRRAHRLAAGLHGLGIRPGDNVVLQLPNVPEFLPVVFALFRAGARPVFALPAHRGTELRHVAGWSEATAVLTVDAHARFDHGALARATADDVASVREVIVLDTGAGGTTAGAVPLSELDAEPVGLPDPDPEGVAFLQLSGGSTGLPKLIPRTHDDYLYSVRESARICGLRPDSVYLAALPAAHNFPLSSPGVLGALHAGAASVFAPAPDPSTAFELVERERVTITGLVPPLAAAWADAAARTAHDLSSLEVVLVGGAKCGPELAGRIGPALGCRLQQVFGMAEGLVNYTRLDDPDELVRTTQGRPISADDEIRVVDPDDPAAPSTAEVQPGRAGALLTRGPYTIRGYFRAAGHDTTAFTPDGFYRTGDLVRRIPSGHLEVVGRVKEQVNRGGEKVAPTEVEDHLMAHPDVLDAAVIGVEDDYLGERTCAYVVPRPGAQAPAGSVLRRFVRERGVAAFKVPDLIEIVPDFPVTGVGKTSKRELREALRARAAEQR; via the coding sequence GTGAGCGCCCCGGCACCCGGCGGCCCCGAGCACGTCGCCTGGCCGCCCGAGGTCGCCGCCCGCTACCGCGCGGCGGGGTACTGGCACGGCCGGTCGTTCGGCGCCTGGCTGTCGCTGCTGGCGGCGGCGTACCCGGAGCGCACCGCGGTCGTCGGGCGGACCGGGGAGACCGGGCACCGCTGGAGCTTCGCCGAGCTGGACCGGCGCGCGCACCGGCTCGCCGCCGGGCTGCACGGGCTGGGGATCCGGCCCGGCGACAACGTCGTGCTGCAGCTGCCGAACGTGCCGGAGTTCCTGCCGGTGGTGTTCGCGCTGTTCCGGGCCGGGGCCCGCCCGGTGTTCGCGCTGCCGGCGCACCGCGGGACCGAGCTGCGCCACGTCGCCGGCTGGTCGGAGGCGACGGCGGTCCTGACCGTCGACGCGCACGCCCGCTTCGACCACGGGGCGCTCGCTCGCGCGACCGCGGACGACGTCGCGTCCGTGCGCGAGGTGATCGTGCTCGACACCGGTGCGGGCGGCACCACCGCCGGCGCGGTGCCGCTGTCCGAGCTGGACGCCGAGCCGGTCGGGCTGCCCGACCCCGACCCGGAGGGCGTGGCGTTCCTGCAGCTCTCCGGCGGGTCGACCGGGTTGCCGAAGCTGATCCCGCGCACCCACGACGACTACCTCTACAGCGTCCGGGAGAGCGCCCGGATCTGCGGGCTGCGCCCGGACAGCGTGTACCTCGCGGCGCTGCCCGCCGCGCACAACTTCCCGCTCAGCTCGCCGGGGGTGCTGGGCGCGCTGCACGCCGGCGCCGCCTCGGTGTTCGCCCCGGCGCCGGACCCGTCGACGGCGTTCGAGCTGGTGGAGCGGGAACGGGTGACGATCACCGGGCTGGTCCCGCCGCTGGCCGCGGCCTGGGCCGACGCGGCCGCCCGCACCGCGCACGACCTGTCCAGCCTGGAGGTCGTGCTGGTCGGCGGCGCGAAGTGCGGGCCGGAGCTGGCCGGGCGGATCGGCCCGGCACTGGGCTGCCGGCTGCAGCAGGTCTTCGGGATGGCCGAGGGCCTGGTCAACTACACCCGCCTCGACGACCCGGACGAGCTCGTCCGGACCACCCAGGGCCGGCCGATCTCGGCCGACGACGAGATCCGCGTCGTCGACCCGGACGATCCGGCCGCCCCATCGACGGCGGAGGTGCAGCCGGGCCGGGCGGGTGCGCTGCTCACCCGCGGGCCGTACACGATCCGCGGCTACTTCCGCGCCGCCGGGCACGACACGACCGCGTTCACCCCGGACGGCTTCTACCGCACCGGTGACCTGGTCCGGCGGATCCCGAGCGGGCACCTGGAGGTCGTCGGGCGGGTGAAGGAGCAGGTCAACCGGGGTGGGGAGAAGGTGGCGCCGACCGAGGTGGAGGACCACCTCATGGCGCACCCGGACGTGCTGGACGCCGCCGTGATCGGCGTCGAGGACGACTACCTCGGCGAGCGGACCTGCGCCTACGTGGTGCCCCGCCCCGGGGCGCAGGCACCGGCCGGGTCGGTGCTGCGCCGGTTCGTGCGCGAGCGCGGGGTGGCCGCGTTCAAGGTCCCGGACCTGATCGAGATCGTTCCCGACTTCCCGGTCACCGGGGTCGGCAAGACCAGCAAACGCGAGCTGCGCGAGGCGCTGCGCGCACGCGCCGCAGAACAGAGGTGA
- a CDS encoding isochorismate synthase, with protein MSSPATARPRPEHDPGDLLAAYLPGSFFHRSPRGTLLADGVHTVVAEAPVPPADAAADALRTALAAGHPDPVVVGAIGFAPDAPRSLHVPAVVRRAAPAAAPGGPVRVPEAPGGGWSVRHVPAPETYADGVRRALELLGTGALEKVVLARSLELTSQHPVSVRDLLARLALADPTAFAFAADVTAAGDPAPRTLLGASPELLVSREGDTVVANPLAGSTPRSEDPAENEARIAALRASAKDLAEHALVADRVAAVLRGFCAEVDAPAEPDVIGTATMWHLSSRITGRSADLSVSALHLAHALHPTPAVCGTPVAAARAAIGEIEPADRGYYSGMTGWVDASGDGEWVLAIRSAEVCDRTVRLFAGAGIVTGSDPDSEVAETRAKFRTMLRAIGVEAVA; from the coding sequence TTGTCCAGCCCAGCCACCGCGCGTCCCCGCCCGGAGCACGACCCGGGTGACCTGCTCGCGGCGTACCTGCCCGGGTCGTTCTTCCACCGGTCGCCCCGCGGGACCCTGCTCGCCGACGGGGTGCACACCGTGGTCGCCGAAGCGCCGGTGCCCCCGGCCGACGCCGCGGCCGACGCGCTGCGGACCGCGCTCGCGGCCGGGCACCCGGACCCGGTCGTCGTCGGTGCGATCGGGTTCGCGCCGGACGCACCGCGCAGCCTGCACGTCCCGGCCGTGGTCCGGCGGGCCGCCCCGGCGGCGGCGCCGGGCGGGCCGGTCCGGGTGCCGGAGGCCCCGGGCGGCGGCTGGTCGGTGCGCCACGTCCCGGCCCCGGAGACCTACGCCGACGGGGTGCGGCGGGCCCTGGAGCTGCTGGGCACCGGAGCGCTGGAGAAGGTCGTGCTGGCCCGCTCGCTGGAGCTGACCTCGCAGCACCCGGTCTCGGTCCGGGACCTGCTCGCCCGCCTGGCGCTGGCCGATCCCACGGCGTTCGCGTTCGCCGCGGACGTCACCGCCGCCGGGGACCCCGCCCCGCGCACCCTGCTGGGGGCCAGCCCGGAGCTGCTGGTGTCCCGGGAGGGGGACACCGTGGTTGCGAACCCGCTCGCCGGGTCGACGCCCCGCTCCGAGGACCCGGCCGAGAACGAGGCGCGGATCGCCGCGCTGCGGGCCTCGGCGAAGGACCTGGCCGAGCACGCGCTGGTCGCCGACCGGGTGGCCGCGGTGCTGCGCGGGTTCTGCGCCGAGGTCGACGCGCCGGCCGAGCCCGACGTGATCGGCACCGCGACCATGTGGCACCTGTCCAGCCGGATCACCGGCCGGTCGGCGGACCTGTCGGTGTCGGCGTTGCACCTGGCGCACGCGCTGCACCCGACGCCGGCCGTCTGCGGGACCCCGGTGGCCGCGGCGCGGGCGGCGATCGGCGAGATCGAGCCGGCCGACCGCGGCTACTACAGCGGGATGACCGGCTGGGTGGACGCGAGCGGCGACGGCGAGTGGGTGCTCGCCATCCGCAGCGCCGAGGTCTGCGACCGCACGGTGCGGCTGTTCGCCGGGGCGGGCATCGTGACCGGGTCCGACCCGGACTCCGAGGTCGCCGAGACCCGGGCGAAGTTCCGCACGATGCTGCGGGCCATCGGGGTGGAGGCGGTGGCGTGA